Below is a window of Halobaculum lipolyticum DNA.
CGAGGCGCACGGGGTGGTCGCCGAACTCCTCGCGGTAGTCGCCCGCTCGAAGCGGGAAGTCCTCCTCCTCGTCGACTTTCTTCACGAACACCGCGTGGCCGTACTTGCGACGGCCCTCGCTCCCCTGCTCGCCGTCGGGATCGTGGGGCCAGTTCTGCGAACTCATTGCACGGCGCTAGTCGCGGGGGTCGATTAGTCGTTTCGCTCCCCGTCGCGCCGGCGCTCCTCGCGCCCGCCGTCCGCGACGGCGGTCGCCTCGGTCCCGACGCGGTCGAGACCCCGCGCGGCAGCGTCGACGCCGAGCACTCGCCCGGCGTGGTCCGCGCACAGCCGCGGAGTCGTGTGCTCGACGGGGAACCCGCGCGCCTCGGGGCGGTCGCCGGTCTCGCACAGGTCGATCCGGTGGAGCGGGAGCGCGACGACGCCGGGCCGCGCGCAGAACAGGCAGTCCGGTCCGGGGTCGACGTAGCCCTCGCGCAGCACACGGCCGAGGCGCTCGCGCTCGCACGCGTCGCACAGCCCCGCGATCGTCCGGCCGTCTGACTCGCGGACGACGGCTCGGTCGTAGCGGACGCGGTCGCGACAGCGGATACAGTACATCGGTACGTGGGTGTCCTCGGTCGCTCGATGTGTCCAGCGTCGGGAACATAACTGTTTCGCACGGTTGATACTGGAAATATATAAGCGACGGGAGCCGCGGACCGGCGGGGACCTCCAGCGTCGGCCGGAAGTGGTCGTCCGCGGCGGTCGCCGGCCGACCGTGCCGACACCGACGGCTACATGGCTCCGCGGGCGAGTCGTTCCCGTGTGAACCGGAACGACAGATCCATCGTCGGGCTGACCATGTTGGCCCACGGGATGGTGCACACCTACGAGTTGT
It encodes the following:
- a CDS encoding DUF5785 family protein, with amino-acid sequence MSSQNWPHDPDGEQGSEGRRKYGHAVFVKKVDEEEDFPLRAGDYREEFGDHPVRLDADTVIAVEDVFQHIDDDTEFADIVAFHKALGETMRDNDYWTYEGADAFTRTRG